One part of the Lycorma delicatula isolate Av1 chromosome 7, ASM4794821v1, whole genome shotgun sequence genome encodes these proteins:
- the LOC142328374 gene encoding uncharacterized protein LOC142328374, with translation MARFHQFNANRSRFAHDAAWELAMRSQADFILLSESNKKLAEEKGWIRNADVDINDALVEVSRVFPIVSVALRRDFVVVEIREVTLTVGYVSQNSGLEKYEGFIYEVVAEAGRWPSVIIAGDFNVKIESWGAVVTDRRVQILVEAAIGAGLYSLGDGLCPTLERGESASFIDVTFASKRACQRVGDWCILDEETLSYHNVVLFVYKALGSVASFTLGLRKVSERAMRVFRRTITDRLRHALMPDEVISIVQEALDELRMKCVVRNRSAYWWYEEVGELEESAPEQEGSCREY, from the coding sequence ATGGCTAGATTCCACCAATTTAATGCAAATAGGAGTAGGTTCGCACATGATGCTGCATGGGAGCTGGCGATGAGAAGCCAAGCGGACTTCATCCTGCTAAGTGAGTCAAACAAGAAGCTGGCTGAGGAGAAAGGTTGGATTAGGAACGCGGACGTGGACATAAACGATGCGCTTGTAGAAGTGTCACGAGTCTTTCCAATCGTCAGTGTAGCTCTTAGGAGGGACTTCGTCGTTGTGGAAATCAGGGAGGTCACATTGACAGTTGGCTATGTTTCTCAAAATTCGGGTTTGGAGAAATACGAAGGATTCATCTATGAAGTTGTGGCTGAGGCGGGGAGATGGCCAAGCGTGATAATCGCCGGTGACTTCAATGTCAAGATCGAGTCATGGGGAGCTGTGGTCACTGATCGAAGGGTTCAGATCCTTGTGGAAGCTGCAATCGGCGCCGGACTTTACTCTCTGGGTGATGGTTTATGTCCTACACTTGAGAGAGGTGAGTCGGCGTCGTTCATCGATGTCACTTTCGCAAGTAAGAGGGCGTGCCAAAGGGTCGGCGATTGGTGTATCTTGGATGAGGAAACCCTTAGCTACCATAATGTCGTCTTGTTCGTCTATAAAGCTCTTGGGAGTGTGGCTAGCTTCACTCTCGGATTACGGAAAGTAAGCGAGCGTGCGATGAGGGTTTTCCGCCGTACTATTACTGACAGGCTAAGGCACGCGCTAATGCCTGATGAGGTGATCTCCATTGTGCAGGAGGCGCTTGATGAGCTTCGAATGAAATGCGTTGTCAGGAACAGGAGTGCTTACTGGTGGTACGAGGAAGTAGGGGAGCTTGAAGAGAGTGCCCCAGAGCAAGAAGGAAGCTGCAGAGAGTACTAA